In the genome of Tripterygium wilfordii isolate XIE 37 chromosome 19, ASM1340144v1, whole genome shotgun sequence, one region contains:
- the LOC119985322 gene encoding peroxisomal nicotinamide adenine dinucleotide carrier-like isoform X1 encodes MSNAIANGVAGAGGGIIAQIITYPLQAVNTRQQTERVAKKEKKIPTAAAGTILQILQVIRTEGWGGLYSGLKPSLLGTAASQGIYYYFYQVFKNKVEAVAAAYKASGSGDGTVGVFSWLVVAACAGFLNVLLTNPIWVLVTRMQTHTQAERKIMEGKKEAVLREASKSGWTDSTLHDKLAQLDSTKPSPYGALQAAYEVYDEAGITGFWKGIAPTLIMVCNPSIQFMIYESSLKRIRAKRVANDQGLKNATALEVFLLGALAKLGATVATYPLLVVKSRLQAKQEIGGSISLRYSGTLDAITKMIRYEGLTCFYKGMSTKIVQSVFAASVLFTVKEELVKLYMILADKCRKVLLNSIN; translated from the exons ATGTCGAACGCCATCGCCAATGGAGTGGCTGGAGCAGGTGGTGGTATTATTGCGCAGATCATCACTTATCCTCTCCAAGCG GTGAATACTCGCCAACAAACAGAAAGGGTGgccaagaaggagaagaagatccCCACAGCTGCAGCTGGCACAATTCTTCAGATCCTCcag GTCATCCGAACGGAAGGTTGGGGAGGGCTTTACAGTGGTCTGAAGCCTTCTCTCTTGGGAACCGCTGCTTCTCAG GGCATTTACTACTACTTCTATCAAGTTTTTAAAAATAAGGTCGAGGCTGTTGCAGCTGCTTATAAAGCCAGCGGAAGTGGGGATGGTACTGTTGGTGTTTTTTCTTGGCTAGTTGTGGCAGCATGTGCTGG TTTCTTAAATGTATTGCTGACAAATCCAATTTGGGTTCTTGTGACTCGTATGCAG ACACATACTCAagcagaaagaaaaattatGGAGGGAAAGAAAGAGGCTGTACTTAGGGAAGCTTCAAAAAGTGGCTGGACAGATTCAACTTTGCACGATAAATTGGCTCAGCTAGATTCAACAAAACCTAGTCCGTATGGAGCTTTGCAGGCG GCATATGAGGTGTATGATGAAGCAGGAATTACTGGATTTTGGAAAGGCATTGCCCCTACGCTTATTATG GTGTGCAATCCATCAATACAGTTCATGATCTATGAGAGCTCACTCAAACGCATTAGGGCAAAACGTGTTGCTAATGATCAGGGATTGAAAAATGCAACTGCTTTGGAG GTTTTTTTATTAGGAGCGTTGGCAAAACTAGGAGCAACGGTTGCAACATATCCACTGTTGGTTGTTAAG TCAAGGCTTCAAGCAAAGCAGGAGATTGGTGGGAGTATCTCTTTGAGATACTCAG GCACTCTAGATGCAATTACTAAAATGATCCGCTACGAGGGACTGACCTGTTTTTACAAAGGAATGAGCACGAAGATAGTACAAAGCGTGTTTGCAGCTTCAGTACTCTTCACGGTCAAAGAAGAGCTTGTTAAGTTGTACATGATACTAGCAGACAAGTGTCGTAAAGTTTTATTAAATTCGATAAACTGA
- the LOC119985322 gene encoding peroxisomal nicotinamide adenine dinucleotide carrier-like isoform X2 — MSNAIANGVAGAGGGIIAQIITYPLQAVNTRQQTERVAKKEKKIPTAAAGTILQILQVIRTEGWGGLYSGLKPSLLGTAASQGIYYYFYQVFKNKVEAVAAAYKASGSGDGTVGVFSWLVVAACAGFLNVLLTNPIWVLVTRMQTHTQAERKIMEGKKEAVLREASKSGWTDSTLHDKLAQLDSTKPSPYGALQAAYEVYDEAGITGFWKGIAPTLIMVCNPSIQFMIYESSLKRIRAKRVANDQGLKNATALEVFLLGALAKLGATVATYPLLVVKNDIRASPETKTLLLLSAHA, encoded by the exons ATGTCGAACGCCATCGCCAATGGAGTGGCTGGAGCAGGTGGTGGTATTATTGCGCAGATCATCACTTATCCTCTCCAAGCG GTGAATACTCGCCAACAAACAGAAAGGGTGgccaagaaggagaagaagatccCCACAGCTGCAGCTGGCACAATTCTTCAGATCCTCcag GTCATCCGAACGGAAGGTTGGGGAGGGCTTTACAGTGGTCTGAAGCCTTCTCTCTTGGGAACCGCTGCTTCTCAG GGCATTTACTACTACTTCTATCAAGTTTTTAAAAATAAGGTCGAGGCTGTTGCAGCTGCTTATAAAGCCAGCGGAAGTGGGGATGGTACTGTTGGTGTTTTTTCTTGGCTAGTTGTGGCAGCATGTGCTGG TTTCTTAAATGTATTGCTGACAAATCCAATTTGGGTTCTTGTGACTCGTATGCAG ACACATACTCAagcagaaagaaaaattatGGAGGGAAAGAAAGAGGCTGTACTTAGGGAAGCTTCAAAAAGTGGCTGGACAGATTCAACTTTGCACGATAAATTGGCTCAGCTAGATTCAACAAAACCTAGTCCGTATGGAGCTTTGCAGGCG GCATATGAGGTGTATGATGAAGCAGGAATTACTGGATTTTGGAAAGGCATTGCCCCTACGCTTATTATG GTGTGCAATCCATCAATACAGTTCATGATCTATGAGAGCTCACTCAAACGCATTAGGGCAAAACGTGTTGCTAATGATCAGGGATTGAAAAATGCAACTGCTTTGGAG GTTTTTTTATTAGGAGCGTTGGCAAAACTAGGAGCAACGGTTGCAACATATCCACTGTTGGTTGTTAAG AATGACATCAGAGCTTCTCCAGAGACCAAAACCCTTTTACTATTAAGCGCCCATGCATGA